The genomic DNA ATTCCGTGTGGAGGCCAGCAATACCGTCAACTCGCTGGGCATCGACTACTTCATGATCCAGAACGGGGCGGCCGGGCCGTTCCTGGGCTCGTCGCCGTTCGCGCAGACCGAAGTCGAACGCGCACAGCGGCTTCCGGGCGTGCAGGCGGCCGCTGCGGTCGTGTACGCGGGGACCACCGCCCTCGACAACGGGACGCCGCGCACCATGAATCTGTTCGGCGCACCGACGGGCGGGCCGGGCATGCCGGCGATGTCGCAGGGCCGCCCGCCCGCCACGCCCGACGAGATCGCGGTGTCGTCGACGCTGGGCCGCAAGATCGGCGACCAGATGCACATCGCCTCCCACAACCTGCAGGTCGTGGGGATCGTGAACAACTCCACGGTGCTGGCGCAGCAGCCCAATCTGTTCCTGACGACGGTGGGGGCGCAGCGCCTGGTGTACGGCGGGCAGCCCGTCATCGCGTCGGTGGGCATCCGGGGCAACCCGGCCAAGGCACTCGATGGCTACCGGCTGGTGGACCGGCACGGCGCCATCGACGACATGATGCGGCCGTTGAAGGTCGCGGTGGACGCCATCAGCATCATGGCCGTCCTGCTGTGGGTGGTGGCCGCGACGATCATCGGCATGTTCATCTACATGTCCGCGATGGAACGCACCCGCGACTTCGCGGTGTTCAAAGCCGTTGGGGTGAAGACGAAGTCGATGAT from Mycolicibacterium phocaicum includes the following:
- a CDS encoding ABC transporter permease; this translates as MLIAALRDLQWRRRRFLIAVVGTSFVFAMTLVLTGLANGFRVEASNTVNSLGIDYFMIQNGAAGPFLGSSPFAQTEVERAQRLPGVQAAAAVVYAGTTALDNGTPRTMNLFGAPTGGPGMPAMSQGRPPATPDEIAVSSTLGRKIGDQMHIASHNLQVVGIVNNSTVLAQQPNLFLTTVGAQRLVYGGQPVIASVGIRGNPAKALDGYRLVDRHGAIDDMMRPLKVAVDAISIMAVLLWVVAATIIGMFIYMSAMERTRDFAVFKAVGVKTKSMMAGLAMQAVFIAVCSAAIGVLLAMVLGPMFPMRVDVPAGAYLLLPVVAITIGLIASLAGMRRAVTIDPAMAFGGP